The following proteins come from a genomic window of Desulfovibrio aminophilus:
- a CDS encoding transposase, whose product MRSCPQCGGVWAYSLSDGRFKCRRCGHR is encoded by the coding sequence ATGAGAAGTTGCCCTCAATGTGGTGGGGTCTGGGCGTACAGTCTGTCCGACGGTCGTTTCAAGTGCCGGAGATGCGGGCATCG